One part of the Aricia agestis chromosome Z, ilAriAges1.1, whole genome shotgun sequence genome encodes these proteins:
- the LOC121739297 gene encoding alpha-mannosidase 2: protein MRLMRVFRCRPFSKRFLVLLVLVIGLGVYCYYYNIAPSAYPKPRTGAIVENDLKSRFYDAKKVGSDQCPAVWESAADIDTLTTYHSFDFQPSWLRTKEFWDRSFEERYEKLRNESRRPMLKVIVVPHSHNDPGWLKTFEQYFDWKTKNIITNIVQKLHQFPNMTFIWTEISFLNAWWERSHPVKQKSLKKLIKEGRLEITTGGWVMPDEACTHIYALIDQFIEGHLWVKNNLGIAPKTGWSIDPFGHGPTVPYLLDKSGLDGTIIQRIHYAWKQYLAQRQIEEFYWIPGWATKKPNLVVHNQPFDIYSIKSTCGPHPSVCLSFDFRKIPGEYSEYTAKHEEINEHNLHSKSKTLIEEYERIGSLTPHNVVLVPLGDDFRYEYSMEFDAQYINYMKMFNYINSHKDQFNAEVSFGTPLDYFNAMKERHTNIPTLKGDFFVYSDIFSEGKPAYWSGYYTTRPYLKILARQFEHQLRSSEILFTLVLNYIKQSAAKNLEGAERMLEKFYEQLISARRNLGLFQHHDAITGTSKSSVMYDYGTKLFTSLYHCIRLQEAALTATMIADHTLHSQRIIQSEVEWETYGNQPKKLLISFIDKKKVILFNPLVEKRTEVITLRSNTTSVRIFDTYRKKYVPYQITPNIEMIDKKKYVISDVNFDVMFVATLPALSAVTYNLEEYTNTSHNSVIFCNNCTEKRSNDNDRGENFSIKKMMPGDIQLENTVLKLLIDRNTGFLRQIQRKDIRKRIVAELQFGAYQSAQRHSGAYLFMPDYDAPEKSVLNPYTKSDNQQDDNIVIVSGPLFTEITTMYLPFLIHTLRIYHVDDPALSHGIFIENVVDFESPPKNRETELFMRFHTNIQNGDVPEFYTDQNGFQYQKRIKVEKLGIEANYYPITTMAWIQDDENRLTLVTNHAQGASSYEPGRLEVMLDRRTLYDDFRGVGEGVVDNKPTVFHNWLLFEPSSNIREKRDTQEHVSGRIDERHFNPNQKTTVYELPSRMADYLSRTLNYPVNIYLVDTSEVGEIEVKSQEIYAQGFPPGVHLLTLRTITDEELDQFPSATCFMVLHRPGYSCAVGELEAISARFTPETRLNNLTIKNITHVSLTGLKKYKELSSLAEIKLDPMEVKTYKLKF, encoded by the exons GAACAGGCGCCATTGTCGAGAACGATCTCAAATCCAGGTTCTACGATGCCAAGAAA GTGGGATCAGACCAGTGCCCGGCGGTGTGGGAGAGCGCTGCTGATATCGACACCCTCACCACATACCATTCCTTCGAttttcag CCGAGCTGGCTCCGGACCAAGGAGTTCTGGGATCGATCGTTTGAAGAGCGCTACGAGAAACTACGCAACGAAAGCCGACGGCCAATGCTGAAG GTAATAGTGGTGCCACATTCCCACAACGATCCAGGCTGGCTGAAAACATTCGAGCAGTACTTCGATTGGAAGACGAAGAATATCATCACCAACATCGTCCAGAAACTCCACCAGTTCCCCAACATGACGTTCATATGGACGGAAATATCTTTTCTGAACGCCTGGTGGGAGAGATCACATCCGGTTAAGCAGAAG TCTCTGAAGAAGTTGATCAAGGAAGGTAGACTGGAGATTACCACTGGAGGCTGGGTGATGCCCGACGAAGCTTGCACTCACATCTACGCACTCATTGATCAGTTCATTGAAG GACACCTCTGGGTTAAAAACAACCTTGGAATCGCACCGAAAACGGGTTGGTCGATTGATCCTTTCGGCCACGGACCAACCGTACCTTATCTGTTGGACAAAAGCGGTTTGGACGGAACCATCATACAACGAATTCACTACGCCTGGAAACAATATTTAGCTCAACGACAAATCGAGGAGTTCTACTGGATACCAGGCTGGGCCACTAAGAAACCAAACCTGGTAGTCCACAACCAACCGTTCGATATCTACTCCATTAAGAGCACATGTGGACCACATCCATCCGTCTGCCTCAGCTTCGATTTCCGGAAAATTCCCGGAGAATATTCCGAATATACCGCGAAACACGAGGAAATTAATGAGCATAACCTTCATAGTAAGTCTAAGACGTTAATCGAGGAGTACGAACGTATAGGGTCCTTGACTCCCCATAACGTAGTGTTGGTCCCCTTAGGTGACGATTTCCGGTACGAATACAGCATGGAGTTCGATGCGCAATACATcaattacatgaaaatgttcAACTACATCAACAGCCATAAAGACCAGTTCAATGCTGAGGTATCATTTGGCACACCTCTCGATTATTTCAACGCGATGAAGGAACGACATACTAACATCCCAACGCTCAAAGGAGATTTCTTCGTATACTCCGACATATTTAGCGAGGGCAAACCGGCTTACTGGTCTGGATATTATACTACGCGGCCGTATTTAAAAATCCTCGCACGTCAATTTGAACACCAGTTGCGTTCCTCCGAAATCCTTTTCACCCTTGTCTTGAATTACATAAAGCAATCCGCCGCCAAGAATCTGGAGGGGGCCGAAAGGATGTTGGAGAAATTTTACGAGCAATTGATCAGTGCCAGACGGAATTTGGGGTTGTTCCAACATCATGACGCCATAACTGGGACTTCCAAATCCAGTGTCATGTACGACTATGGCACGAAACTGTTCACCAGTTTGTACCACTGCATTCGACTTCAAGAAGCCGCTTTGACTGCGACAATGATAGCTGACCATACCCTGCACTCCCAGAGGATAATCCAGAGCGAAGTGGAATGGGAGACATACGGAAACCAGCCCAAGAAACTCCTAATCTCCTTCATCGATAAGAAGAAAGTGATTCTCTTCAATCCGCTGGTAGAAAAACGAACCGAAGTGATAACTCTACGATCCAACACGACCAGCGTTCGCATCTTCGACACGTACAGAAAGAAATACGTCCCGTACCAAATAACTCCCAATATAGAGATGATAGACAAGAAGAAGTACGTTATTAGCGACGTCAATTTCGATGTGATGTTCGTAGCCACGTTGCCCGCTCTGAGCGCAGTGACGTACAACTTGGAAGAATACACCAATACCTCTCACAATAGCGTCATCTTCTGTAACAATTGCACCGAGAAACGAAGCAACGACAACGATAGAGGTGAGAATTTTAGCATCAAGAAAATGATGCCTGGTGACATACAGTTGGAGAATACTGTTCTGAAACTGTTGATCGATAGGAATACAGGATTCTTACGGCAGATTCAAAGGAAAGATATACGAAAGAGAATAGTAGCTGAACTTCAGTTTGGAGCCTACCAAAGCGCGCAAAGGCATTCTGGGGCATATCTCTTCATGCCTGACTATGATGCTCCCGAAAAAAGTGTGTTGAATCCTTACACCAAGTCCGACAACCAACAGGACGATAACATTGTAATAGTCTCTGGGCCTCTCTTCACCGAAATAACCACCATGTATCTGCCATTTTTGATTCACACACTAAGAATATACCATGTGGATGACCCGGCACTGTCTCACGGCATCTTCATCGAAAACGTCGTAGACTTCGAGAGTCCACCGAAGAACCGAGAAACCGAACTCTTCATGAGATTCCATACCAACATCCAGAATGGAGATGTACCCGAATTCTACACGGACCAAAACGGCTTTCAATaccagaaacgaataaaagtgGAGAAATTAGGGATCGAAGCCAACTACTACCCGATAACGACGATGGCTTGGATTCAGGATGACGAAAATCGTTTGACTTTAGTTACCAACCATGCCCAAGGTGCGTCTTCTTATGAGCCAGGGCGATTAGAAGTGATGTTGGATCGACGCACCCTTTACGACGACTTTAGAGGTGTTGGAGAAGGAGTAGTAGACAACAAGCCCACCGTTTTCCACAACTGGCTACTTTTCGAACCCTCCTCGAATATTAGAGAGAAGAGAGACACCCAGGAACACGTGTCCGGCCGAATCGACGAAAGACATTTCAATCCGAACCAGAAAACAACAGTCTATGAGTTACCCTCACGCATGGCGGATTACTTGAGTCGAACTCTCAACTACCCGGTGAACATTTACTTGGTTGATACCAGTGAAGTTGGTGAAATCGAGGTGAAATCCCAGGAAATATACGCCCAAGGATTCCCACCTGGTGTCCATCTTTTGACACTGAGGACGATCACCGATGAAGAGCTAGATCAGTTTCCGAGTGCGACATGTTTCATGGTGTTACACCGACCGGGGTATAGCTGCGCCGTGGGCGAATTAGAAGCGATCTCGGCGCGATTCACGCCAGAAACTAGACTCAATAATCTGACCATCAAAAACATTACTCACGTAAGTTTGACCGGACTTAAAAAGTATAAGGAGCTATCCAGCTTAGCCGAAATAAAACTAGATCCGATGGAAGTAAAGACTTAcaaactaaaattttaa